Proteins encoded within one genomic window of Panicum virgatum strain AP13 chromosome 1N, P.virgatum_v5, whole genome shotgun sequence:
- the LOC120656612 gene encoding protein YABBY 4-like produces MMSSSSSAAFPLDHLAPSPTEQLCYVHCNCCDTILAVGVPCSSLFKTVTVRCGHCANLLSVNLRGLLLPPAAPPANQLSFGGGGGHSLLSPTSPHGLLDEFALQTPSLLMDQASANLSNTITGRSNSSSCASNNLPAAPPMPAAKPPVQQEPEIPKSAPSVNRPPEKRQRVPSAYNRFIKDEIQRIKAGNPDITHREAFSAAAKNWAHFPHIHFGLMPDQGLKKTFKTQDGAEDMLLKDGLYAAAAAAAAAANMGITPF; encoded by the exons ATGAtgtcgtcctcgtcgtcggccGCCTTCCCGCTGGACCACCTCGCGCCGTCCCCCACCGAGCAGCTCTGCTACGTGCACTGCAACTGCTGCGACACCATCCTCGCC GTCGGCGTGCCGTGCAGCAGCTTGTTCAAGACGGTGACGGTGCGCTGCGGCCACTGCGCCAACCTGCTCTCCGTCAACCTCCGCGGCCTCCTGCTCCCGCCCGCGGCACCGCCCGCCAACCAGCtcagcttcggcggcggcggcggccactccTTGCTCTCCCCCACATCCCCGCATGGCCTCTTG GACGAGTTCGCGCTCCAGACGCCGAGCCTCCTCATGGATCAGGCGAGCGCCAACCTGAGCAACACCATCACTGgccgcagcaacagcagcagctgcgCCAGCAATAAcctgcccgccgcgccgccgatgcCGGCAGCGAAGCCGCCCGTGCAGCAGGAGCCCGAGATACCCAAGAGCGCCCCGTCGGTGAACAGGC CTCCGGAGAAGCGGCAGAGAGTCCCGTCGGCGTACAACCGGTTCATCAA GGACGAGATCCAGCGCATCAAGGCCGGCAACCCGGACATCACCCACCGGGAGGCGTTCAGCGCAGCCGCAAAGAAT TGGGCACATTTCCCGCACATCCATTTCGGCCTCATGCCGGACCAGGGCCTCAAGAAGACCTTCAAGACTCAG GATGGCGCTGAAGACATGCTTCTCAAGGATGGCCTCTatgcagcagcggcggcagcggcagcagccgcCAACATGGGCATCACCCCATTCTAG